Proteins from a genomic interval of Polaribacter sp. Q13:
- the trpD gene encoding anthranilate phosphoribosyltransferase codes for MKAILNKLYNHERLSKSEAKQILKDIAAEKYNDAHLASFMTVFMMRPITADELAGFRDALMELAIKVDLSDYNTIDIVGTGGDGKDTFNISTLTSFIVAGTGQKVAKHGNYSVSSQSGSSDMLESFGYNFTNDETILREHLEKANICFLHAPKFHPAMKAVSGTRKALALKTFFNMLGPLVNPSSPKNHMLGTFNLEVARLYNYILQEEDINYGIIHALDGYDEISLTSGFKFFTKNGEQIINPEDLGQKRIQQSEIFGGNSVADAAEIFKTIIGGNGTESQNNVVLTNAAFALTIVDDTKSFENAFAEAKDSLFGLKAKQTLEKLVSI; via the coding sequence ATGAAAGCAATTTTAAACAAATTATATAATCACGAAAGATTGTCTAAATCTGAAGCAAAACAAATCTTAAAAGATATTGCTGCAGAGAAATACAATGATGCCCATTTAGCATCATTTATGACTGTTTTTATGATGCGTCCGATAACAGCAGATGAACTTGCTGGTTTTAGAGATGCGTTAATGGAGTTGGCAATAAAAGTAGATTTATCAGATTATAATACAATCGATATTGTTGGAACTGGAGGCGATGGAAAAGATACGTTTAACATATCAACCTTAACTTCTTTTATAGTTGCCGGAACCGGACAAAAAGTAGCAAAACACGGTAATTATTCAGTGTCTTCTCAATCAGGTTCGTCTGATATGTTAGAGAGTTTTGGATACAATTTTACGAATGATGAAACCATTTTAAGAGAACATTTAGAAAAGGCAAATATTTGTTTTTTACATGCTCCAAAGTTTCATCCAGCAATGAAAGCTGTAAGTGGAACAAGAAAAGCATTGGCATTAAAAACGTTCTTTAATATGTTAGGGCCTTTGGTAAACCCAAGTTCACCTAAAAACCACATGTTGGGAACTTTTAATTTAGAAGTTGCACGTTTGTACAATTACATTTTACAAGAAGAAGATATCAATTACGGAATTATTCATGCCTTAGATGGTTATGATGAAATTTCGTTAACAAGCGGATTTAAGTTCTTTACGAAAAACGGAGAACAAATTATAAACCCAGAAGATTTAGGACAGAAAAGAATTCAGCAATCAGAAATATTTGGAGGGAATTCAGTTGCAGATGCTGCTGAAATTTTCAAAACGATTATTGGTGGAAATGGAACAGAATCTCAGAATAATGTAGTGCTAACAAATGCTGCTTTTGCATTAACTATTGTTGATGATACCAAGTCTTTCGAAAATGCTTTCGCAGAAGCTAAAGATTCGTTATTTGGATTGAAAGCGAAACAAACGCTAGAGAAATTAGTTAGTATTTAA
- a CDS encoding anthranilate synthase component I family protein: protein MKKLQFKTIHKTKMADTVTPVGLYLRFRDKFANTLLLEGSDYHSKEESFSFIAVEPIVTMKVDDYQFTVSHKGTQIDTQPIYKNFYDLYYKFKDAIDLDCPAELKPYNGLYGYTTFDSVQYFENIKFTNKKAPSAIPEMQYSFYRFVIVINHFNDEMTLIENIEEGTASRIDEVETIIDAQAFNTLKFEIVGEETSNITGEEFKEYVRKAKSHCKRGDVFQLVLSRQFQQKFKGDEFNVYRALRSINPSPYLFYFDYGSFKLMGSSPEAQIKISAGKATINPIAGTFRRTGDMAEDIKLGKKLSADKKETAEHVMLVDLARNDLSKHADKVTVEVFKEVQYFSHVIHLVSTVRGEIKGNPIEIVGDTFPAGTLSGAPKYKAMQLIDKYENQTRGFYGGAVGIIGLDNSVNLAIAIRSFVSKNNVLYSQAGAGIVIHSDEEKELQEVNNKLAALKKALILAENI from the coding sequence ATGAAAAAATTACAATTTAAGACAATTCATAAAACAAAAATGGCAGATACAGTTACTCCAGTAGGGCTGTACTTACGTTTTAGAGATAAATTCGCTAACACGCTGTTGTTAGAAGGTTCCGATTATCACAGTAAAGAAGAAAGCTTTTCTTTTATTGCTGTAGAACCTATTGTTACTATGAAAGTAGATGATTATCAGTTTACAGTTTCACATAAAGGAACGCAAATAGATACACAACCTATCTATAAAAACTTTTATGATTTATATTATAAATTTAAGGATGCGATAGATTTAGATTGTCCTGCCGAGTTAAAACCCTATAACGGATTATATGGGTATACAACCTTTGATTCTGTTCAGTATTTCGAGAATATTAAATTCACAAACAAGAAAGCACCTTCTGCAATACCAGAAATGCAATACAGTTTTTATCGTTTTGTTATTGTTATCAATCATTTTAATGATGAAATGACGCTGATAGAAAATATAGAAGAAGGTACAGCTTCTCGTATAGATGAAGTTGAAACCATTATTGATGCACAAGCATTTAATACACTAAAATTCGAAATTGTAGGTGAAGAAACTTCAAATATAACTGGCGAAGAATTTAAAGAGTATGTGCGAAAAGCAAAATCTCATTGTAAAAGAGGAGATGTTTTTCAACTAGTTTTATCTCGCCAATTTCAACAAAAATTTAAAGGAGACGAGTTTAATGTGTATAGAGCATTGCGTTCTATCAACCCGTCGCCATATTTGTTTTATTTCGATTACGGGTCTTTCAAATTAATGGGTTCTTCACCAGAAGCGCAAATTAAAATATCCGCAGGTAAAGCGACGATCAATCCAATTGCAGGTACGTTTAGACGAACGGGAGATATGGCAGAAGATATTAAGTTGGGTAAAAAATTATCCGCAGATAAAAAGGAAACCGCAGAACACGTAATGTTGGTAGATTTAGCACGTAACGATTTAAGCAAACATGCCGATAAAGTTACCGTTGAGGTATTTAAAGAAGTACAATATTTTAGCCACGTGATTCATTTGGTTTCTACTGTTAGAGGAGAAATTAAAGGAAACCCAATTGAAATTGTTGGAGACACTTTTCCTGCAGGAACTTTAAGTGGAGCGCCAAAATACAAGGCAATGCAGTTAATCGATAAATACGAAAACCAAACACGCGGATTTTACGGTGGAGCAGTCGGAATTATCGGTCTAGACAACTCTGTAAATTTGGCCATTGCCATTCGTTCGTTTGTAAGTAAGAACAACGTTTTATATTCGCAAGCGGGAGCAGGAATCGTAATTCATTCCGACGAAGAAAAAGAATTACAAGAAGTAAATAATAAATTAGCAGCGTTAAAAAAAGCGTTGATTTTAGCAGAAAATATTTAA
- a CDS encoding CDGSH iron-sulfur domain-containing protein gives MKLPKRAGNASIAVELEEGKNYAWCSCGLSENQPLCDGKHKGTGMSPNVFKADKTESRNLCACKETKNAPFCDGSHRS, from the coding sequence ATGAAATTACCAAAAAGAGCAGGAAATGCATCTATTGCAGTTGAATTAGAAGAAGGGAAAAATTATGCATGGTGTAGTTGTGGTTTGTCGGAAAACCAACCATTATGTGATGGAAAACATAAAGGCACAGGCATGAGTCCGAATGTTTTTAAAGCAGATAAAACAGAAAGCAGAAATTTATGTGCTTGTAAAGAAACTAAAAATGCACCTTTTTGTGATGGTTCTCATAGATCATAA
- the trpC gene encoding indole-3-glycerol phosphate synthase TrpC — MTILDKIIAFKKKEIAKIKAEVPVQNLVKSPSFGRETFSLKKSLLEVGSTGIIAEFKRQSPSKGIINDQATIAEVTNGYLDANVAAQSILTDTSFFGGTMADLMEARVINQQKPILRKDFIVDGFQIVEAKAIGADVVLLIASCLTATELKNYGNLATDLGLEVLYEVHTQEDLDKINDLDNKIIGINNRNLKTFEVDLEHSIKLAGQIPDTCLKVSESGISDPKIITGLKEFGFQGFLIGENFMKTDNPGEACLDFINQIR, encoded by the coding sequence ATGACAATACTTGATAAAATAATCGCATTTAAAAAGAAGGAAATTGCTAAGATAAAAGCAGAAGTTCCTGTACAAAATTTAGTAAAAAGTCCAAGTTTTGGAAGAGAAACTTTTTCATTAAAAAAATCTTTGTTAGAAGTTGGTTCTACAGGGATTATTGCAGAGTTTAAACGTCAATCTCCATCAAAAGGAATCATTAACGACCAAGCAACCATTGCAGAGGTTACTAATGGGTATTTGGATGCGAATGTTGCTGCACAATCTATTTTAACAGACACTTCTTTCTTTGGAGGAACAATGGCAGATTTAATGGAGGCAAGAGTTATCAATCAACAAAAACCAATTCTTAGAAAAGATTTTATTGTTGATGGATTTCAGATTGTAGAAGCAAAAGCGATTGGAGCCGATGTAGTTTTATTAATAGCTTCTTGCTTAACCGCAACTGAGTTAAAAAACTACGGAAACTTAGCAACAGACTTAGGTTTAGAGGTTTTGTATGAAGTACATACGCAAGAAGATTTAGATAAAATTAACGATTTAGATAATAAGATTATCGGAATTAATAATAGAAACCTAAAGACTTTTGAAGTGGATTTAGAGCACTCAATTAAATTAGCAGGTCAAATTCCGGATACGTGTTTAAAGGTTTCAGAAAGCGGAATTTCTGATCCAAAGATTATTACTGGATTGAAAGAATTTGGTTTTCAAGGTTTCTTAATTGGAGAGAATTTTATGAAAACAGACAATCCTGGAGAAGCTTGTTTAGATTTTATCAATCAAATTAGATAG
- the trpB gene encoding tryptophan synthase subunit beta has translation MKSKFHPDKNGYYGQFGGAFIPELLYPNVKELEDNYLQILESEEFQEEYKALLKDYVGRPSPLYLAKRLSEKYGAFIYLKREDLNHTGAHKINNTIGQILVAKKLGKTKIIAETGAGQHGVATATVCALMNLECTVFMGEKDIERQAPNVARMKMLGAKVVPALSGSRTLKDATNEAIRYWIQHPETFYLIGSVVGPHPYPDMVARLQAVISEEMKWQLKEKTGKENPDTIIACVGGGSNAAGAFYHYMDDEDVELIAVEASGLGVNSGESAATSQLGEVGIIHGSKTILMQDEYGQIIEPYSISAGLDYPGVGPLHAYLFDSKRAKFMDATDKEALAAAYELTRIEGIIPALESAHALAVLPKIKFKKDQVVVVNLSGRGDKDLETYINHLED, from the coding sequence ATGAAATCAAAATTTCACCCAGACAAAAATGGTTATTACGGACAATTTGGAGGTGCTTTTATCCCAGAATTGTTATACCCGAATGTAAAGGAATTAGAAGATAATTATCTTCAAATTTTAGAATCGGAAGAGTTTCAAGAAGAATACAAAGCCTTATTAAAAGATTACGTTGGTCGCCCGAGTCCGTTGTATTTGGCAAAAAGATTATCAGAAAAATATGGTGCTTTTATTTACTTAAAACGAGAAGATTTAAACCATACAGGCGCACATAAAATAAACAATACTATTGGTCAGATTTTAGTTGCTAAGAAATTAGGGAAAACGAAAATTATAGCAGAAACAGGCGCAGGACAACACGGAGTTGCAACGGCTACAGTTTGTGCTTTAATGAACTTAGAATGTACTGTCTTTATGGGAGAAAAAGACATTGAGCGTCAAGCGCCAAATGTTGCACGTATGAAAATGTTAGGTGCAAAAGTGGTACCTGCTTTAAGCGGAAGTAGAACTTTAAAAGATGCAACAAATGAAGCAATTCGTTATTGGATTCAGCATCCAGAAACGTTTTATTTAATTGGTTCTGTAGTTGGGCCGCATCCGTATCCAGATATGGTTGCGCGTTTACAAGCAGTAATTTCAGAAGAAATGAAATGGCAACTAAAAGAGAAAACCGGTAAAGAAAATCCAGATACAATTATAGCTTGTGTTGGTGGAGGTTCTAATGCAGCCGGTGCTTTTTATCATTATATGGATGATGAAGATGTAGAGTTAATTGCAGTTGAAGCTTCTGGATTAGGGGTGAATTCTGGAGAAAGTGCCGCCACCTCTCAATTAGGTGAAGTAGGAATTATTCATGGTTCTAAAACCATTTTAATGCAAGATGAATACGGTCAAATTATTGAGCCTTATTCTATTTCTGCAGGTTTAGATTATCCTGGAGTTGGACCTTTACACGCCTATCTTTTTGATTCTAAAAGAGCAAAATTCATGGATGCGACAGATAAAGAAGCGTTAGCAGCAGCTTATGAATTAACTAGAATTGAAGGAATTATTCCTGCCTTAGAAAGTGCACATGCTTTGGCGGTTTTACCTAAAATTAAGTTTAAAAAAGACCAAGTTGTGGTGGTGAATTTATCGGGTAGAGGAGATAAAGATTTAGAAACGTATATCAACCATTTAGAAGACTAA
- a CDS encoding FKBP-type peptidyl-prolyl cis-trans isomerase — protein MKSYLYLFLSLILFTSCNKEDSFNPETEADILKYLEDNNLTATKTDTGLYYIINNEGTGEYPSESSIVDVDYKGYYLDGTVFDEYEGAVFNLTKVIPGFIEGLQLFREGGDGTLILPYQLAYGESGSGSIPAGAVLIFDIKINAAYTDYDEQNEAAILKYIEDNNLTATKTNSGLYYVINNEGTGTRPTDSSNVTVAYKGTFLNGTPFDESTVSGATFNLNQVIAGWTEGIPYFKEGGDGILLVPYTLGYGENGYTDVYGNVLIPGYTVLAFDVNLISVND, from the coding sequence ATGAAATCATATTTATATTTGTTTTTATCACTAATTCTTTTTACTTCTTGTAATAAAGAAGATAGTTTCAACCCAGAAACAGAAGCTGATATTTTAAAATATCTTGAAGACAACAATTTAACTGCAACAAAAACTGATACAGGACTTTACTATATTATTAATAATGAAGGTACAGGAGAGTATCCTTCAGAAAGCTCTATAGTAGATGTTGACTATAAAGGATATTATTTAGACGGAACAGTTTTTGACGAATATGAAGGTGCTGTGTTTAATTTAACAAAAGTAATTCCTGGTTTTATAGAAGGCCTTCAACTTTTTAGAGAAGGTGGAGATGGAACTTTAATACTTCCTTACCAATTAGCTTATGGCGAAAGTGGATCTGGTTCAATTCCTGCAGGTGCTGTATTAATCTTTGACATAAAAATTAATGCTGCATATACAGATTATGACGAACAAAATGAAGCTGCTATTTTAAAATATATTGAAGACAATAATTTAACTGCAACAAAAACCAATTCTGGCTTGTATTATGTAATAAATAATGAAGGAACAGGTACAAGACCAACAGACTCTTCCAATGTAACAGTTGCTTATAAAGGAACTTTTTTAAACGGAACTCCTTTTGATGAAAGTACTGTATCTGGAGCAACATTTAATTTAAATCAAGTAATTGCAGGTTGGACAGAAGGAATTCCATATTTTAAAGAAGGTGGAGACGGTATTCTGTTAGTGCCTTATACTTTAGGATATGGAGAAAACGGATATACTGATGTTTATGGAAATGTTCTTATTCCAGGATATACTGTTTTAGCTTTTGATGTCAATTTAATTAGTGTTAATGACTAA
- the trpA gene encoding tryptophan synthase subunit alpha, translating into MNSIQELFQKKDKNLLSIYFTCGYPKLNDTTKVISALEKSGVDFIEVGLPYSDPLADGPTIQDSSQKALENGINLDLIFDQLMTIKGSNKTPLVLMGYLNQMLKYGEDKFCKKVVDCGIDTVILPDLPMIEFENHYKDLFEKYGITNVFLITPHTSEERIRKIDAYSKAFIYVVASASITGAKGDISNNQVAYFERIKNMNLQSKLIIGFGISDKQTFTTACEYANGTIIGSAFIKNLGANGIDKIDDFIKPIIS; encoded by the coding sequence ATGAATTCAATTCAAGAATTATTTCAGAAAAAAGATAAAAATTTATTATCTATTTATTTTACTTGTGGATATCCGAAGTTAAACGATACTACAAAAGTGATTTCGGCATTAGAAAAAAGTGGTGTAGATTTTATAGAAGTTGGTTTGCCATATTCAGATCCTTTAGCAGACGGACCAACGATACAAGATAGTAGCCAGAAAGCATTAGAAAACGGTATTAATTTAGATTTGATTTTTGATCAATTAATGACGATTAAAGGCAGTAATAAAACACCTTTGGTATTAATGGGGTATTTAAACCAGATGTTAAAATATGGTGAAGATAAATTTTGTAAGAAAGTAGTAGATTGTGGTATTGATACCGTTATTCTTCCAGATTTACCAATGATTGAGTTTGAAAATCATTATAAAGATTTATTTGAAAAATACGGAATTACAAACGTGTTTTTAATTACTCCGCATACATCCGAAGAAAGAATTAGAAAAATAGATGCGTATTCTAAAGCCTTTATTTATGTAGTTGCCTCGGCTTCTATTACGGGAGCAAAAGGAGATATTTCTAATAATCAAGTTGCTTATTTCGAAAGAATAAAAAACATGAATTTGCAAAGTAAATTAATTATTGGTTTTGGTATTTCTGATAAACAAACTTTTACTACTGCATGTGAATATGCAAACGGAACTATTATAGGTTCTGCATTTATTAAGAATTTAGGTGCTAATGGAATTGATAAAATTGATGATTTTATAAAACCAATTATTTCTTAA
- a CDS encoding type II toxin-antitoxin system RelE/ParE family toxin: MELNIFWTEFAKNELEIIYKYYREKAGIVISKKLVKGIYNETLTLKNQPEIGQIEELLKNRKEEFRYLIHKNYKLIYWINSKENQIEISDVFDTRQSPPKIKRTK, translated from the coding sequence ATGGAATTAAACATATTTTGGACTGAATTTGCTAAAAATGAACTTGAAATAATTTATAAATATTATCGAGAAAAAGCTGGAATCGTAATTTCTAAAAAACTTGTAAAAGGAATATATAACGAAACTCTTACTTTAAAAAATCAACCAGAAATAGGGCAAATTGAGGAATTACTAAAAAACCGAAAAGAAGAATTTAGATATTTAATTCACAAAAACTACAAGTTAATTTATTGGATAAATAGTAAAGAAAATCAGATTGAAATTAGTGATGTTTTTGATACTCGACAAAGTCCACCTAAAATTAAAAGAACAAAATAA
- a CDS encoding phosphoribosylanthranilate isomerase, translating into MKLKVCGMKFTENIQQVAALQPDYLGFIFYEKSKRNFEGIIPELSNSIKKTGVFVNEYIEIVISLVEEYRLEAIQLHGDESVEYVVNLKKQLAENKALFIEENKTIKKQKNKHYISKNEVEVIKVFGIKDEFNFDVLKPYLEVVDFFLFDTKGKERGGNGTKFDWSVLEKYPFEKPFFLSGGIGLEDVEEVQKILKSNLPIYALDVNSKFESKPGVKKTEELKEFKKEIFV; encoded by the coding sequence ATGAAATTAAAGGTTTGTGGAATGAAGTTTACAGAAAATATCCAACAAGTTGCAGCGTTGCAACCTGATTATTTGGGGTTTATTTTCTATGAAAAATCAAAAAGAAATTTTGAAGGAATTATTCCAGAACTTTCTAATTCGATAAAAAAAACAGGTGTTTTTGTAAATGAATATATCGAGATTGTTATTTCTTTAGTTGAAGAATATAGGTTAGAAGCTATTCAGTTACACGGAGATGAGTCTGTTGAGTATGTTGTCAATTTAAAAAAGCAATTAGCAGAAAATAAAGCGCTGTTTATTGAAGAAAATAAGACGATAAAAAAGCAAAAAAATAAACACTACATTTCTAAAAATGAAGTTGAGGTTATTAAAGTATTCGGAATTAAAGACGAATTTAATTTTGATGTTTTAAAGCCGTATTTAGAAGTGGTAGATTTCTTTTTGTTTGATACCAAAGGAAAAGAAAGAGGAGGAAATGGAACCAAATTTGATTGGTCTGTTTTAGAGAAATATCCTTTTGAAAAACCTTTCTTTTTAAGTGGAGGAATCGGTTTAGAGGATGTAGAAGAAGTACAAAAAATATTGAAATCTAATTTACCAATTTACGCTTTAGATGTAAATAGTAAATTTGAGAGTAAACCAGGAGTTAAGAAAACAGAAGAGTTAAAGGAATTTAAGAAAGAAATTTTTGTGTAA
- a CDS encoding ImmA/IrrE family metallo-endopeptidase, giving the protein MINSDIDDLLKSIFSNDGRLDIREMFDDKLESYKISKTKALRLLKIDKDVFEQIINGSAKQPNLIHIVKIAEFLGIPINKFIETVLSNQSPENIRSIDNARKATFLLDNFDVKTLTKFGFFKIKDEPDKLVHKILSFFGFNSIEDYQLELNKPLYSSAKRNFSDKMKDFWVKSAYQTFKVIDNPNDYDRNRLKDLIIKIKPYSQDIKNGLFTVCKALYNIGVTVVFQDYLATTQVRGGTFIINEKPCIVLTDFNKSYPTIWFTLLHELHHVLFDFDLIKTNSFHLSGDADLFLIEEKADSFARDFFMPKEKFIYIKNYINNPYLVSKFAIENEIHVSVVYSFFTWYQDNLYDKKYYGAFNKFYPDYKEALSKLSPLSWNDESIKLVGERIKHILEIN; this is encoded by the coding sequence ATGATTAACTCAGATATCGATGACTTATTAAAATCAATTTTTTCAAATGATGGCCGCTTGGATATTAGAGAAATGTTTGATGATAAATTAGAATCTTATAAGATTAGTAAAACTAAGGCTTTAAGGTTATTGAAAATTGATAAAGATGTTTTTGAACAGATAATAAATGGTAGTGCTAAGCAGCCTAACTTAATACATATAGTAAAAATTGCAGAGTTTTTAGGAATACCTATTAATAAATTTATTGAAACTGTTTTAAGTAATCAAAGCCCTGAAAATATACGTTCTATTGATAATGCAAGGAAAGCAACGTTTTTATTAGATAATTTTGATGTAAAAACTTTGACTAAGTTTGGTTTTTTTAAGATTAAAGATGAACCGGATAAGTTAGTTCACAAAATTTTATCTTTTTTTGGGTTTAATTCTATTGAAGATTATCAATTAGAACTTAACAAACCTTTATATAGTAGCGCTAAAAGAAATTTTTCAGATAAGATGAAAGATTTTTGGGTTAAGTCAGCATATCAGACTTTCAAGGTTATTGATAATCCTAACGATTATGATAGAAATAGATTAAAAGATTTAATCATAAAAATAAAACCATATTCTCAAGATATAAAAAACGGGTTATTCACTGTTTGTAAAGCATTATATAATATTGGTGTAACTGTTGTGTTTCAAGATTATTTAGCTACAACACAAGTAAGAGGAGGGACGTTTATTATTAATGAAAAACCCTGTATTGTTCTTACTGATTTTAATAAAAGTTACCCGACAATTTGGTTCACTCTTTTGCATGAGTTACATCATGTATTATTCGATTTCGATTTGATTAAAACAAATAGTTTTCACTTATCTGGTGATGCCGATTTATTTTTAATAGAAGAAAAAGCAGATTCTTTTGCTAGAGATTTTTTTATGCCAAAAGAAAAATTTATATACATAAAAAATTATATAAATAATCCTTACTTAGTTTCGAAATTTGCAATTGAAAATGAAATTCATGTTTCTGTTGTTTATTCATTTTTTACTTGGTATCAGGATAATTTATATGATAAAAAATATTATGGAGCTTTTAATAAATTCTATCCAGATTATAAAGAAGCTTTAAGTAAATTGAGTCCTTTGTCATGGAATGATGAAAGTATAAAATTAGTAGGGGAAAGAATAAAGCATATTTTAGAAATTAATTAA
- a CDS encoding aminodeoxychorismate/anthranilate synthase component II produces the protein MKILILDNYDSFTYNLVHLVEKITGEFPAVFRNDEISIADVGNYDMIMLSPGPGIPDEAGILKEVIKTYAGIKPIFGVCLGLQAITEVFGGTIINLEDVFHGVATEMRVTDKNAIIFKDVSETFMAARYHSWAATDEGFPEEIQVTARDEDGLIQAIEHKIFPISAVQFHPESILTDVGEQLVTNFINANK, from the coding sequence ATGAAAATATTAATTTTAGATAATTACGATTCTTTTACCTACAATTTGGTTCATTTGGTAGAGAAAATCACAGGAGAATTTCCTGCAGTTTTTAGAAACGATGAAATCAGTATTGCAGATGTAGGAAACTACGATATGATTATGTTATCGCCAGGACCAGGAATTCCGGATGAAGCAGGCATCTTAAAAGAAGTAATTAAAACCTACGCAGGCATAAAACCAATATTCGGAGTGTGTTTGGGCTTACAAGCCATTACAGAAGTTTTTGGAGGAACCATCATCAATTTAGAAGATGTTTTTCACGGAGTAGCCACAGAAATGAGAGTTACAGACAAAAACGCAATAATATTTAAAGATGTTTCAGAAACATTTATGGCGGCACGTTACCATTCTTGGGCAGCAACAGACGAAGGTTTTCCAGAAGAAATTCAAGTTACTGCTAGAGATGAAGATGGATTAATTCAGGCAATTGAGCATAAGATATTTCCAATTTCTGCTGTGCAGTTTCACCCGGAATCTATTTTAACAGATGTTGGTGAGCAGTTGGTAACGAATTTTATTAATGCGAATAAATAA